The Mesorhizobium sp. M1D.F.Ca.ET.043.01.1.1 genome contains a region encoding:
- a CDS encoding iron-containing alcohol dehydrogenase — MSKLISKWNYPTTVRFGAGRIKELPDVLAATGIKRPLFVTDPGLAKLPVVASTLKILDEAKVPYGVFSEVKPNPVDSNLTAGIAVFKKGKHDGVIAFGGGSALDLGKLIAFQAGQTRPVWDFEDIGDWWTRANSGAIAPIIAVPTTAGTGSEVGRAGVITNEETHTKKVIFHPKLLPAIVIADPELSVGMPAFITAGTGMDALAHCLEAYCAPGYHPMADGIAVEGIRLVFENLPKAFANGKDLVARAHMMSAAAMGAAAFQKGLGAIHSLSHPIGALYDTHHGMTNAVFMPYVLAFNREAIEERIARLAAYCGIKGGFDGFAKAIVKLRKELKVPHALPGLIKGLDMDKKRKGLIADMAVVDPTAGGNPVKLTKKAALTLLENAIAGSV, encoded by the coding sequence ATGTCCAAGCTCATCTCCAAATGGAACTACCCCACCACCGTCCGCTTCGGCGCCGGGCGCATCAAGGAATTGCCTGACGTGCTGGCGGCGACCGGCATCAAGCGGCCGCTCTTCGTCACCGATCCGGGCCTGGCGAAGCTGCCGGTCGTCGCCTCGACGCTGAAGATCCTCGATGAGGCCAAGGTGCCCTATGGCGTGTTCTCCGAGGTGAAGCCAAACCCGGTGGACTCCAACCTCACCGCCGGCATCGCGGTGTTCAAGAAGGGCAAGCATGACGGCGTCATCGCCTTCGGCGGCGGCTCGGCGCTCGACCTCGGCAAGCTGATCGCCTTCCAGGCCGGGCAGACGCGGCCCGTGTGGGATTTCGAGGATATTGGCGACTGGTGGACCAGAGCCAATTCCGGCGCCATCGCGCCGATCATCGCGGTGCCTACGACCGCCGGCACCGGCTCGGAAGTGGGTCGCGCAGGCGTCATCACCAACGAGGAAACCCACACCAAGAAGGTCATCTTCCACCCGAAGCTCCTGCCCGCGATCGTCATCGCCGACCCGGAACTCTCGGTCGGCATGCCTGCCTTCATCACCGCCGGCACCGGCATGGACGCTTTAGCCCACTGCCTCGAGGCCTATTGCGCGCCGGGCTATCATCCGATGGCCGACGGCATCGCGGTGGAGGGGATCCGGCTGGTGTTCGAGAACCTGCCCAAGGCCTTCGCCAACGGCAAGGATCTGGTCGCCCGCGCGCATATGATGAGCGCCGCCGCCATGGGCGCCGCCGCCTTCCAGAAGGGACTGGGGGCCATCCACTCGCTGTCGCACCCGATCGGCGCGCTCTACGACACCCATCACGGCATGACCAACGCGGTGTTCATGCCCTATGTGCTCGCCTTCAACCGCGAGGCGATCGAGGAGCGTATCGCCCGGCTCGCCGCCTATTGCGGCATCAAGGGCGGCTTCGACGGTTTCGCCAAGGCGATCGTCAAGCTGCGCAAGGAACTCAAGGTGCCGCATGCTCTGCCAGGCCTGATCAAGGGCCTCGACATGGACAAGAAGCGCAAGGGCCTGATCGCCGACATGGCGGTGGTCGACCCGACCGCGGGCGGCAACCCGGTCAAGCTCACCAAGAAGGCTGCGCTGACGCTGCTCGAAAACGCGATCGCAGGGTCCGTATGA
- a CDS encoding N-formylglutamate amidohydrolase, whose translation MEKARLASLAPSETVRVSNPGGSSPFVLTCDHASNFLPAEFGTLGLPVEDLSRHIAWDPGALPVASRMADALDATLVETRISRLVIDCNRPLDAPDLVPPVSETTAIPGNTGLSEKQRAARIDLAWRPFHDTIARLIDERLARGQETRLVSVHSFTPVYKGKSRPWHIGIIHDDDRRLAAPLVSALQRLAGVTVGVNEPYSPADRVYFTLERHARSRGLACAMIEIRNDEISGETGQRKWADLLTGIFSNLEPEEARGSRQRAMGKSVQSAS comes from the coding sequence ATGGAGAAGGCACGGCTCGCCAGCCTTGCACCGTCGGAGACCGTGAGGGTGAGCAACCCCGGCGGCTCGAGTCCATTCGTCCTCACTTGCGACCATGCCTCGAATTTCCTGCCCGCCGAGTTCGGAACGCTCGGCCTGCCCGTCGAGGACCTTTCCCGCCACATCGCCTGGGATCCGGGCGCGCTGCCTGTCGCCAGCCGCATGGCCGATGCGCTCGACGCCACGCTGGTCGAGACCCGCATCTCGCGGCTGGTGATCGACTGCAACCGGCCGCTCGATGCGCCCGACCTCGTGCCGCCGGTCAGCGAAACGACGGCCATCCCGGGCAACACCGGTCTTTCGGAAAAGCAGCGCGCCGCGCGGATCGACCTGGCCTGGCGGCCGTTCCACGACACCATTGCCCGCCTCATCGACGAGCGGCTGGCGCGCGGCCAGGAGACGCGGCTGGTGTCGGTGCACTCCTTCACGCCGGTCTACAAGGGCAAGAGCCGGCCCTGGCATATCGGCATCATCCATGACGACGACCGCAGGCTGGCGGCGCCGCTGGTATCGGCGCTGCAGCGCCTTGCCGGCGTCACCGTCGGCGTCAACGAACCCTATTCGCCGGCCGACCGTGTTTATTTCACTCTGGAACGGCATGCGCGCTCGCGCGGCCTTGCCTGCGCGATGATCGAGATCCGCAACGACGAAATCTCCGGCGAAACCGGGCAGCGGAAATGGGCGGATCTGCTCACCGGCATATTTTCGAATCTGGAGCCCGAGGAGGCCAGGGGCTCCCGACAACGCGCAATGGGAAAGTCAGTTCAATCGGCCAGCTAA
- a CDS encoding ABC transporter permease subunit, which yields MTDLSLSDQTIAGKTAPPSEARALRLPTQWIGVAPFFIFAVMFLILPTLYLMLGAFQNEAGEFTLENLIALSEPNIVAAYWISIKVSLASALIGAFAGLAIAIAIVRGGLPNWIRSATLTFSGVASNFAGVPLAFAFLATLGRLGLATVILNTLFGLNIYAHGFNILSFWGLTLTYVYFQIPLMVVIIVPAIDGLKKEWGEAAATLGATTAQYWRMVVIPVIWPSFLGTVILLFANAFGAIATAYALTGSSLNIVPILLYAQIRGDVLHNAHLGYAIAFGMIVITGLANVFYIWFRTRSERWLK from the coding sequence ATGACCGATCTCTCGCTTTCCGACCAGACAATTGCGGGAAAGACCGCGCCGCCCAGCGAAGCGCGCGCGTTGCGGCTGCCTACGCAATGGATCGGCGTTGCGCCCTTCTTCATCTTCGCCGTCATGTTCCTCATCCTGCCCACGCTCTACCTGATGCTGGGCGCGTTCCAGAACGAGGCTGGTGAGTTCACGCTGGAAAATCTCATCGCCCTGTCAGAGCCAAATATCGTTGCCGCCTACTGGATCTCGATCAAGGTCAGCCTGGCTTCGGCGCTTATCGGCGCATTTGCCGGCCTGGCAATCGCGATCGCCATCGTGCGCGGCGGCCTACCCAACTGGATACGGTCGGCGACACTGACCTTTTCCGGGGTAGCCTCCAATTTCGCCGGCGTCCCTCTGGCCTTTGCCTTCCTCGCCACGCTTGGCCGACTCGGTCTCGCGACGGTGATCCTGAACACCCTGTTTGGCCTCAACATCTACGCGCATGGCTTCAACATCCTTTCGTTCTGGGGCCTGACGCTGACCTATGTCTATTTCCAGATCCCATTGATGGTGGTGATCATCGTGCCGGCGATCGACGGGCTGAAGAAGGAATGGGGCGAGGCCGCCGCGACACTTGGCGCCACCACGGCGCAATACTGGCGCATGGTCGTCATTCCGGTGATCTGGCCGAGCTTCCTGGGCACCGTTATCCTGCTGTTCGCCAACGCCTTCGGGGCGATTGCCACCGCCTATGCGCTGACCGGCTCCTCGCTCAACATCGTGCCGATCCTGCTCTATGCGCAGATCCGCGGCGACGTGCTGCACAATGCGCATCTCGGCTATGCGATCGCCTTCGGCATGATCGTCATCACCGGCCTCGCCAATGTCTTCTACATCTGGTTCCGGACCCGATCCGAGAGGTGGCTGAAATGA
- a CDS encoding ABC transporter permease — protein sequence MKTGRFWAWVVFILGAAYFFVPLIATVEFSMRMRRGAYSFDAYQIVLGDARFQATFMYSVIAAIFTIILGVLVVVPAAYWIRLRLPQIRPVVEFITLLPLVIPAIVIVFGYIRMYGSNSPLPFLANDTATNALLVIGYATLSLPYMYRAVDTGLRTIDVRTLTEAAQILGAGWSTIITRVILPNVLIAVLSGAFLTFAIVIGEFTMASLLNRPAFGPYLQNIGANRAYEPAALAIIAFAITWGCMSLIQILSRFAPKSANRPN from the coding sequence ATGAAGACCGGACGCTTCTGGGCTTGGGTCGTCTTCATCCTTGGCGCGGCCTATTTCTTCGTCCCGCTGATCGCGACGGTGGAATTCTCCATGCGCATGCGGCGCGGCGCCTATTCCTTCGACGCCTACCAAATCGTGTTGGGCGACGCGCGCTTCCAGGCGACCTTCATGTATTCGGTGATCGCCGCCATCTTCACCATCATCCTCGGCGTGCTGGTCGTGGTGCCGGCCGCCTACTGGATCCGGCTGCGGCTGCCGCAGATCAGACCGGTCGTCGAGTTCATCACGCTGTTGCCGCTGGTCATTCCGGCCATCGTCATCGTCTTCGGCTACATCAGGATGTATGGCTCGAACTCGCCGCTGCCCTTCCTGGCGAATGACACCGCGACCAACGCCCTGCTGGTCATCGGCTATGCCACGCTGTCGCTTCCCTACATGTACAGGGCAGTGGATACGGGCCTGCGCACCATCGATGTGCGCACGCTGACCGAAGCGGCACAGATCCTCGGCGCGGGCTGGTCCACGATCATCACCCGGGTCATCCTTCCCAATGTGCTGATCGCGGTTCTGTCGGGCGCCTTTCTCACCTTCGCGATCGTCATCGGCGAGTTCACGATGGCCAGCCTGCTCAACCGGCCAGCGTTCGGGCCGTACCTGCAGAATATCGGCGCCAACCGCGCCTATGAGCCGGCGGCGCTTGCCATCATCGCCTTTGCCATCACCTGGGGCTGCATGTCGCTGATCCAGATCCTGTCGCGTTTCGCGCCGAAATCGGCGAACCGCCCGAACTGA
- a CDS encoding amino acid permease, translated as MAAPGYTEVDKAEDMKVLHNMGYAQELERRLSRFSNFAVSFSIICILSGGINSLAQATSGAGGIGIGIGWLVGCFVSLTFAVAMSQISSAYPTAGGLYHWGSILGNRGTGWVTAWLNLLGLITVLGAINVGTWTFFLGAFGPALGIEGTLTNQMIFLVIITGAQALINHLGIKLTAKLTDFSGYLIFFGSILIAIVCLAAAETWDFSRLFTLHNYSGDAGAGVWPSVSNAWVFALGLLLPIYTITGYDASAHTSEETIKAASSVPRAMVMSVIWSALFGYLFLAAFVLMIPNMDDAAKQGWNVFFWAFDQRVSPGIKEFVYLVVFIAQLLCGLATVTSASRMIFAFSRDGGLPGSSALAKVSPTHRTPVAAIWTASILSVLFVWGSSVVSVAGTSAYTIVVSCTVIFLFLSFTVPIVLGMMAWGTPKWDKMGPWNMGRGIFMLFAFLSIASMVLIFVIGIQPPNDWALYITVGFFILTAIVWFAFERTRFQGPPLGDIIAARQAAIKAAEQAVGETGH; from the coding sequence ATGGCAGCACCGGGTTATACCGAAGTCGACAAAGCGGAGGACATGAAGGTCCTCCACAATATGGGCTACGCCCAGGAACTGGAGCGGCGCCTCAGCCGCTTCTCGAACTTCGCCGTTTCCTTCTCCATCATCTGCATCCTGTCCGGCGGCATCAACTCGCTGGCGCAGGCCACCTCCGGCGCCGGCGGCATCGGCATTGGCATCGGCTGGCTGGTCGGCTGCTTCGTGTCGCTGACCTTCGCTGTCGCGATGTCGCAGATCAGCTCGGCCTATCCGACGGCCGGCGGCCTCTATCACTGGGGCTCGATCCTCGGCAACCGCGGCACCGGCTGGGTGACGGCCTGGCTCAACCTGCTCGGCCTGATCACCGTGCTCGGCGCCATCAATGTCGGCACCTGGACGTTTTTCCTCGGCGCCTTCGGACCGGCGCTCGGGATCGAGGGAACTCTGACCAACCAGATGATCTTCCTGGTCATCATCACCGGCGCCCAAGCCTTGATCAACCATCTCGGCATCAAGCTCACGGCGAAGCTGACCGACTTCTCGGGCTACCTGATCTTCTTCGGGTCGATTCTGATCGCGATCGTCTGCCTTGCGGCCGCCGAAACCTGGGATTTCAGCCGCCTGTTCACCCTCCACAACTACTCCGGCGACGCGGGCGCAGGTGTCTGGCCATCCGTATCGAATGCCTGGGTGTTCGCGCTCGGTCTCTTGCTGCCGATCTACACTATCACCGGTTATGATGCGTCGGCGCACACGTCGGAAGAGACCATCAAGGCAGCGTCCTCGGTGCCGCGCGCGATGGTGATGTCGGTCATCTGGTCGGCACTGTTCGGCTACCTGTTCCTGGCCGCCTTCGTGCTGATGATCCCGAATATGGACGATGCCGCCAAGCAGGGCTGGAACGTGTTCTTCTGGGCTTTCGACCAGCGCGTCAGCCCCGGCATCAAGGAGTTCGTCTACCTCGTCGTGTTCATTGCGCAGCTTCTCTGCGGTCTCGCCACCGTCACCTCGGCCTCGCGCATGATCTTCGCCTTCTCGCGTGACGGCGGCCTGCCGGGCTCCTCGGCGCTCGCCAAGGTCAGCCCGACCCACCGCACGCCGGTGGCGGCGATCTGGACAGCCTCGATCCTGTCGGTGCTGTTCGTGTGGGGTTCGTCGGTGGTCTCGGTCGCCGGCACCTCGGCCTACACGATCGTGGTGTCCTGCACCGTCATCTTCCTGTTCCTCTCCTTCACCGTGCCGATCGTGCTCGGCATGATGGCCTGGGGAACGCCGAAGTGGGACAAGATGGGGCCGTGGAACATGGGCCGCGGCATCTTCATGCTGTTCGCCTTCCTGTCGATCGCATCGATGGTCCTGATCTTCGTCATCGGCATCCAGCCGCCGAACGACTGGGCGCTCTACATCACCGTCGGTTTCTTCATCCTGACGGCGATCGTCTGGTTCGCCTTCGAGCGCACCCGCTTCCAGGGCCCACCGCTCGGCGACATCATCGCGGCGCGCCAGGCAGCGATCAAGGCGGCGGAGCAGGCGGTCGGCGAAACCGGCCACTGA
- a CDS encoding ABC transporter ATP-binding protein: MAEPFLSIQHVRKSFGATTVVQDFNLDVEPGEFVSFLGPSGCGKTTVLRMVAGFEEPSAGKIVVSGKDITRLKPNQRNVGMVFQAYALFPNLTVAQNIGFGLKVAGMPKADADKRVAEMLDIIKLPQMADRYPYQLSGGQQQRIALARAIAPKPKLLLLDEPLSALDAKVRVSLREEIRSIQKKLDITTIFVTHDQEEALSISDRIAVMYGGKAEQVGTPFEIYNRPATKFVANFVGTLNVLEGKVTDAASGKVQVNAQEVSLKGKLNGSKAGDTLSLALRPEAISLARQPGHDTSLSGEIAEVHFLGSVIRVRVGIGGNTVSLDTFNNSTTPPPVVGQKADISFSSGDMLVLH, translated from the coding sequence ATGGCCGAGCCGTTCCTCTCCATTCAGCATGTGCGAAAGTCCTTCGGCGCCACCACCGTGGTGCAGGATTTCAATCTCGACGTCGAGCCGGGAGAGTTCGTCTCTTTCCTCGGCCCGTCCGGCTGCGGCAAGACGACGGTGCTGCGCATGGTCGCCGGTTTCGAGGAGCCGTCGGCCGGCAAGATCGTCGTCAGCGGCAAGGACATCACCCGACTGAAGCCCAACCAGCGCAATGTCGGCATGGTGTTCCAGGCCTACGCGCTGTTTCCGAACCTGACGGTGGCGCAGAACATCGGCTTCGGACTGAAGGTCGCCGGCATGCCGAAAGCCGATGCCGACAAGCGCGTCGCCGAGATGCTCGACATCATCAAGCTGCCGCAGATGGCTGACCGTTATCCCTATCAGCTTTCCGGTGGTCAGCAGCAGCGCATCGCGCTGGCGCGCGCGATCGCGCCGAAGCCGAAGCTGCTCTTGCTCGACGAGCCGCTGTCGGCGCTAGACGCCAAGGTGCGCGTATCGCTGCGCGAGGAAATCCGCTCGATCCAGAAGAAGCTCGACATCACCACCATCTTCGTCACGCACGACCAGGAAGAGGCGCTGTCGATCTCCGACCGCATCGCGGTGATGTATGGCGGCAAGGCCGAGCAGGTCGGCACGCCCTTCGAGATCTACAACCGGCCGGCGACGAAGTTCGTCGCCAATTTCGTCGGCACGCTCAACGTGCTGGAAGGCAAGGTCACGGACGCCGCCTCCGGCAAGGTGCAGGTCAATGCGCAGGAAGTTTCGTTGAAGGGCAAGCTCAACGGCTCGAAGGCCGGCGACACGCTGTCCCTGGCATTGCGCCCCGAAGCGATCTCGCTGGCGCGGCAGCCCGGTCATGACACCAGCCTGTCTGGCGAAATCGCCGAAGTGCATTTCCTAGGCTCGGTCATTCGCGTGCGCGTCGGCATCGGCGGCAACACCGTGTCGTTGGACACCTTCAACAATTCCACGACGCCGCCGCCGGTCGTCGGCCAGAAGGCGGATATCTCCTTCTCTTCGGGCGATATGCTGGTGCTGCACTAG
- a CDS encoding aldehyde dehydrogenase family protein, which produces MTETVKLKSPIDGSIYAERPVATDQAINAAVERAKAAQEKWAETPVVERGKYMLAMLEALVAMTDEIVPEIAWQMGRPVRYGGEFGGVKERTNYMVEIAEQALKPVMASNPKDGFRRYVKKVPLGVVLVIAPWNYPYLTAVNTIVPALMAGSAVILKHAAQTLLVGERFSQAFDKAGLPKGLFQNLVMNHAQTEKLLGSGKIDHVNFTGSVAGGRAIEKAAAGTFMTLGLELGGKDPAYVLPDAKMDHAVANLVDGAFFNSGQCCCGIERVYVHEKVYAEFVEGFVSETKNYVVGNPLEEATTMGPMAQARFADLIREQKAEALRKGAKAHVNMKVENDRAGSPYLAPEVLTDVDHQMSVMREESFGPIVGIMKVRNDEEAIALMNDSPYGLTASIWTRDTERAMAIGDRVETGTVFMNRCDYLDPALVWTGVKDTGKGAALSAIGYDNLTRPKSYHLREAI; this is translated from the coding sequence ATGACCGAAACGGTCAAACTGAAATCCCCCATCGACGGCTCGATCTATGCCGAGCGGCCGGTCGCGACCGACCAGGCGATCAACGCAGCGGTGGAGCGCGCCAAAGCCGCGCAGGAAAAGTGGGCCGAGACGCCGGTCGTAGAGCGCGGCAAATATATGCTGGCAATGCTCGAGGCTCTGGTTGCGATGACCGACGAGATCGTGCCGGAGATCGCCTGGCAGATGGGCCGTCCGGTGCGCTATGGCGGCGAGTTCGGCGGCGTCAAGGAACGCACCAATTACATGGTCGAGATCGCCGAACAGGCGCTGAAGCCGGTCATGGCCTCCAATCCGAAGGACGGTTTTCGCCGCTATGTGAAGAAGGTGCCGCTCGGCGTCGTCCTTGTGATCGCACCGTGGAATTATCCCTATCTCACAGCGGTCAACACCATCGTGCCGGCGCTGATGGCCGGCAGCGCGGTCATCCTCAAGCATGCGGCGCAGACGCTGCTGGTCGGCGAACGTTTCAGCCAAGCCTTCGACAAGGCGGGCCTGCCCAAGGGCCTGTTCCAGAACCTGGTCATGAACCACGCTCAGACCGAGAAACTGCTCGGCTCCGGCAAGATCGACCATGTCAACTTCACCGGTTCGGTCGCCGGCGGCCGCGCCATCGAGAAGGCGGCGGCAGGCACTTTCATGACGCTCGGGCTCGAGCTCGGCGGCAAGGACCCGGCCTATGTTTTGCCCGACGCCAAGATGGACCATGCTGTCGCCAACCTCGTCGACGGCGCCTTCTTTAATTCCGGCCAATGCTGCTGCGGCATCGAGCGCGTCTATGTGCACGAGAAGGTCTATGCCGAGTTCGTCGAAGGCTTTGTCTCCGAGACCAAGAACTATGTCGTCGGCAATCCGCTGGAGGAGGCGACCACCATGGGGCCGATGGCGCAGGCGCGCTTCGCCGACCTGATCCGCGAGCAGAAGGCCGAGGCGCTGCGCAAGGGCGCCAAGGCGCATGTCAACATGAAGGTCGAGAACGACAGAGCGGGCTCGCCCTATCTGGCGCCGGAAGTGCTGACCGACGTCGACCACCAGATGAGTGTCATGCGCGAGGAAAGTTTCGGGCCGATCGTCGGCATCATGAAGGTGCGCAACGACGAGGAGGCGATCGCGCTGATGAACGACAGCCCCTATGGGCTGACGGCCTCGATCTGGACGCGCGACACCGAGCGCGCGATGGCGATCGGCGACCGCGTCGAGACCGGCACCGTGTTCATGAACCGCTGCGATTATCTCGATCCGGCGCTGGTCTGGACCGGCGTCAAGGACACCGGCAAGGGCGCCGCACTGTCGGCAATAGGCTACGACAACCTGACCCGGCCGAAATCCTACCACCTGCGCGAAGCCATCTGA
- a CDS encoding glutamine synthetase family protein, with protein MAGNFSFDQLKEAVSKGEIDTVLACIVDMQGRLAGKRFLAQYFVDSAHGETHGCNYLLACDIDMEPVPGYKAASWSKGYGDFVMKPDLSTLRRIPWLEKTALVICDVLDHHDHEDLAHSPRAILKKQVKRLSERGYIGYFASELEFYLFNETYDSARKKHWLGLDSASPYIGDYQIGITTKEEGVMRRLRNEMEAAGIPIENSKGEWGPGQEEINVRYAEALEMADRHVILKNGAKEIADSEGKAISFMAKYNYGLAGNSSHIHNSLWSADGKTPLFFDKNAEWTLSTLGQQWAAGQLKYAKEFTWFLAPYINSYKRFQAGTFAPTKIMWSEDNRTAGFRLCGEGTKGIRMECRIGGADLNPYLAFAALIAAGLAGIDEKLELQKPFVGDAYQASQLPEIPKTLRDAAETLVNSTMLKQAFGEDVVEHYVHTARWEQFEYDRRITDWELHRGFERY; from the coding sequence ATGGCCGGGAATTTCTCGTTCGATCAGTTGAAGGAAGCGGTCTCGAAGGGCGAGATCGACACCGTGCTGGCCTGCATCGTCGACATGCAGGGCCGGCTCGCCGGAAAGCGCTTCCTGGCCCAGTATTTCGTCGATTCCGCGCATGGCGAGACGCATGGCTGCAACTATCTGCTGGCCTGCGACATCGATATGGAGCCGGTGCCCGGCTACAAGGCGGCGAGCTGGTCGAAGGGCTATGGCGACTTCGTGATGAAGCCCGACCTTTCGACACTGCGACGGATTCCCTGGCTCGAGAAGACGGCGCTGGTCATTTGCGACGTGCTCGATCATCACGATCATGAGGACCTGGCGCATTCGCCGCGCGCGATCCTGAAAAAGCAGGTCAAGCGGCTGAGCGAGCGCGGCTATATCGGCTACTTCGCCTCCGAGCTCGAATTCTACCTGTTCAACGAGACTTACGATTCCGCCCGCAAGAAGCACTGGCTGGGCCTCGACTCGGCGTCGCCCTATATCGGCGACTACCAGATCGGCATCACCACCAAGGAAGAAGGCGTCATGCGCCGGCTTCGCAACGAGATGGAGGCAGCGGGCATCCCGATCGAGAATTCCAAGGGTGAGTGGGGACCCGGCCAGGAAGAAATCAATGTGCGCTATGCCGAGGCGCTCGAGATGGCCGACCGCCACGTCATCCTGAAGAACGGCGCCAAGGAGATCGCCGATTCCGAAGGCAAGGCCATCTCCTTCATGGCCAAGTACAATTACGGGCTCGCCGGCAATTCCAGCCACATCCACAATTCGCTGTGGAGCGCCGACGGCAAGACGCCGCTGTTCTTCGACAAAAATGCGGAGTGGACACTGTCGACGCTCGGCCAGCAATGGGCGGCCGGCCAGCTCAAATACGCCAAGGAGTTCACCTGGTTCCTGGCGCCCTACATCAACTCATACAAGCGCTTCCAGGCCGGCACCTTCGCGCCGACCAAGATCATGTGGAGCGAGGACAACCGCACCGCCGGCTTCCGGCTCTGCGGCGAAGGCACCAAGGGCATCCGCATGGAGTGCCGCATCGGCGGCGCCGACCTCAATCCCTATCTCGCTTTCGCGGCATTGATCGCCGCCGGCCTTGCCGGCATCGATGAGAAGCTGGAACTGCAGAAGCCCTTCGTCGGCGACGCCTACCAGGCGTCGCAACTACCGGAAATCCCGAAGACCCTGCGCGATGCCGCCGAGACGCTGGTGAACTCCACAATGCTGAAGCAGGCTTTCGGCGAAGACGTGGTCGAACACTACGTCCATACCGCCCGCTGGGAGCAGTTCGAATACGACCGCCGGATTACGGATTGGGAACTGCACCGGGGGTTCGAGCGGTACTAG
- a CDS encoding ABC transporter substrate-binding protein produces the protein MFKFTGKVLSLSAAALFASTMISSADSMDDLVKAAKAEGQLTVIALPHDWCGYGAVIDAFKAKYPDITVNELNPDAGSGDEVEAIKANKDNKGPQAPDVIDVGLSFGPTAKKDSLIQAYKVSTWDSIPDSAKDADGFWTGDYYGVLSFLVNKDLVKQAPADWADLLKSDYANTVALAGDPRASNQAIQAVYAAGLSGGAAAGEAAGTAGLDFFKKLNAAGNFVPVIGKPATLAQGQTPILVTWDYNALAGRDTLKGNPPVDVVVPKTGVVAGVYVQAISAYAPHPNAAKLWLEYLYSDEGQIGWLKGYCHPIRFNDLAKNGKLPADVMAKLPPAEAYASAVFPTLDEQGKAKEAITKNWDATVGANVK, from the coding sequence ATGTTCAAGTTCACGGGGAAGGTGCTTTCCCTCTCGGCCGCGGCGCTCTTCGCGTCGACGATGATTTCGTCCGCGGATTCGATGGACGATCTCGTCAAGGCCGCGAAGGCTGAAGGCCAGCTGACTGTCATCGCGCTTCCGCATGACTGGTGCGGCTACGGGGCAGTGATCGACGCTTTCAAGGCTAAGTATCCAGATATCACCGTCAACGAGCTCAACCCCGATGCCGGTTCCGGCGACGAGGTCGAGGCGATCAAGGCCAACAAGGACAACAAGGGCCCGCAGGCGCCCGACGTCATCGACGTCGGTCTCTCCTTCGGCCCGACCGCCAAGAAAGACAGCCTAATCCAGGCTTACAAAGTATCGACCTGGGATTCGATCCCGGACAGCGCCAAGGATGCCGATGGCTTTTGGACCGGCGACTATTACGGCGTGCTGTCCTTCCTGGTGAACAAGGATCTTGTGAAGCAAGCTCCGGCTGACTGGGCCGACCTGCTGAAGTCGGATTACGCCAACACCGTCGCACTTGCCGGTGATCCGCGCGCCTCGAACCAGGCGATCCAAGCGGTCTACGCGGCCGGCCTGTCCGGCGGTGCTGCTGCTGGTGAAGCAGCGGGCACGGCAGGTCTCGATTTCTTCAAGAAGCTCAACGCCGCCGGCAATTTCGTGCCGGTCATCGGCAAGCCGGCGACGCTTGCCCAAGGCCAGACCCCGATCCTGGTCACCTGGGACTACAACGCGCTTGCTGGCCGCGACACGCTGAAGGGCAATCCGCCGGTCGACGTCGTCGTGCCGAAGACCGGCGTCGTCGCCGGCGTCTATGTGCAGGCGATCAGCGCTTATGCGCCGCATCCGAATGCCGCCAAGCTCTGGCTCGAGTATCTCTACTCCGACGAGGGTCAGATCGGCTGGCTGAAGGGTTACTGCCATCCGATCCGTTTCAACGACCTCGCCAAGAACGGCAAGCTCCCGGCCGACGTGATGGCCAAGCTGCCGCCGGCAGAAGCCTATGCATCGGCCGTGTTCCCGACCCTCGATGAGCAGGGCAAGGCCAAGGAGGCGATCACCAAGAATTGGGACGCCACTGTCGGCGCCAACGTGAAGTAG